The following proteins are encoded in a genomic region of Leptospira ryugenii:
- a CDS encoding AraC family transcriptional regulator, which produces MKIQIANPLVDSFLLGSAITALMYSVGEFFSYHRTRKQTLLGIVFFFTAYILFQFYLLSTRLILEVPFFYLSEAVAVTLLGAFLDEYLLSVTSGSVRSFRRLGLKLIPSSILLLSLVAWKVYQKEIRIEYLPEGLADRPRMFVSISLLVYFFFLIKAFLRLVQQFSWQSLKQSTTIKIGLIIILFCLLEAFNAICILIRGAQIDYRMTGFTIGTFLIILYILRQAFPDFFLEVRKIVAEEKKAKISQIGKLDLKELRKQLEKLYRDEKIYQEEKLSLREIADRLDLSTHQISEFLNTEMKMSFYQYTNQYRIEEAKRLIQKEPDRSFLAIAYDVGFGSKSSFNEAFKKITGLSPREFRERQL; this is translated from the coding sequence TTGAAAATCCAGATAGCGAATCCTTTGGTTGATTCTTTTCTATTAGGTTCAGCAATTACCGCACTGATGTATTCTGTGGGAGAGTTTTTTAGCTACCACAGAACACGGAAACAAACTCTCTTGGGAATTGTATTTTTCTTTACGGCCTATATTCTTTTCCAATTCTACTTACTTTCCACACGCTTGATTTTAGAGGTGCCCTTCTTTTATCTCTCGGAGGCAGTTGCCGTTACCTTGTTAGGTGCATTTTTGGATGAATACCTACTAAGTGTCACGAGCGGCTCCGTTCGATCTTTTCGCAGATTAGGATTAAAACTCATTCCTTCTTCGATTCTACTGTTAAGTCTCGTCGCCTGGAAAGTATACCAAAAAGAGATAAGGATCGAGTATCTGCCAGAGGGATTAGCAGACCGTCCCAGGATGTTTGTTTCTATCTCTCTGCTTGTTTACTTTTTCTTTTTGATAAAAGCTTTCTTAAGACTCGTTCAGCAGTTTAGTTGGCAATCTCTAAAACAAAGTACAACAATAAAAATTGGACTTATCATTATCCTTTTTTGTCTCCTCGAAGCATTCAATGCTATTTGTATTCTCATACGTGGAGCTCAGATAGATTACCGCATGACGGGATTTACGATAGGGACTTTTTTGATTATCCTTTATATTCTCAGGCAAGCCTTCCCGGACTTTTTTTTGGAAGTTCGAAAAATTGTAGCCGAAGAAAAAAAAGCAAAAATCTCTCAGATCGGAAAACTAGATTTGAAAGAACTCAGGAAACAGTTGGAGAAGCTCTACCGCGATGAAAAAATCTACCAAGAAGAAAAACTAAGTCTGAGAGAGATTGCAGATCGCTTGGATCTATCTACACATCAGATTTCAGAATTTTTAAATACAGAGATGAAGATGAGTTTCTACCAATATACCAACCAATACCGCATTGAGGAGGCAAAAAGATTGATCCAAAAAGAACCTGATCGATCTTTTTTAGCCATTGCATATGACGTAGGGTTTGGGTCGAAGTCCTCGTTCAATGAAGCATTTAAAAAAATCACAGGACTTTCTCCGAGAGAATTTCGAGAAAGACAATTGTAA